A section of the Enterobacter sp. C2 genome encodes:
- a CDS encoding glycoside hydrolase family 1 protein, producing MKYAFPEHFWWGSASSALQTEGQSQQGGKSATTWDHWYASQPYRFHQQVGPQDTSTFYQNWRQDIALLKQLNHNSFRTSLSWSRLIPDGVGEVNPEAVAFYNNVIDELLAQGIVPFITLFHFDMPMVMQEKGGWENREVVEAFSRYAQICFDLFGDRVLHWFTFNEPIVPVEGGYLYDFHYPNVVDFKRAATVAYHTVLAHASAVRAYRAGHYPGEIGIVLNLTPSYPRSNNPADLTAAHHADLLFNRSFLDPVLVGEYPADLVALLKQYDQLPACLPEDSALIADGKIDLLGINYYQPRRVKCRDSAVNPASPFMPEWLFDYYEMPGRKMNPYRGWEIYEPGIYDILTNLRVNYGNPRCFISENGMGVENEQRFIEHGKINDQYRIEFVSGHLKWLHKGIQEGCHCLGYHMWTFIDNWSWCNGYKNRYGFVQLDLATQTRTIKRSGEWFAATAANNGFNEEQ from the coding sequence ATGAAATACGCATTTCCAGAGCACTTCTGGTGGGGCAGCGCCAGCTCCGCGCTGCAAACCGAAGGGCAGAGCCAGCAGGGCGGCAAAAGTGCCACAACGTGGGACCACTGGTATGCGAGCCAGCCGTACCGTTTTCACCAGCAGGTCGGCCCGCAGGACACCTCCACCTTTTACCAGAACTGGCGGCAGGATATCGCCCTGCTCAAGCAGCTCAACCACAACAGCTTCCGTACGTCGCTGAGCTGGTCGCGGCTGATCCCGGACGGCGTGGGCGAGGTCAATCCTGAGGCGGTGGCGTTCTATAACAATGTTATTGATGAGCTGCTGGCCCAGGGGATCGTCCCCTTTATTACTCTGTTCCACTTTGATATGCCGATGGTGATGCAGGAGAAAGGCGGCTGGGAGAACCGTGAGGTGGTAGAGGCGTTTAGTCGCTACGCGCAGATCTGTTTCGACCTGTTCGGCGATCGGGTGCTGCACTGGTTTACCTTCAATGAGCCAATTGTGCCGGTGGAAGGCGGCTACCTGTATGACTTCCACTACCCCAACGTGGTGGATTTTAAACGCGCGGCGACGGTGGCCTATCATACGGTGCTGGCGCACGCCTCGGCGGTTCGCGCCTACCGCGCCGGGCATTACCCAGGGGAGATCGGCATTGTTCTCAACCTGACGCCGTCCTATCCGCGCTCAAACAATCCGGCGGATCTCACTGCCGCGCACCATGCCGATCTGCTGTTTAACCGCAGCTTCCTCGACCCGGTGCTGGTTGGCGAGTATCCGGCAGACTTAGTGGCGCTGCTGAAGCAGTACGATCAGCTGCCGGCTTGCCTCCCGGAGGACAGCGCCTTGATTGCCGACGGTAAAATCGACCTGCTGGGGATCAACTACTACCAGCCGCGACGCGTGAAGTGCCGCGACAGCGCGGTTAATCCGGCCTCGCCGTTTATGCCGGAGTGGCTGTTTGATTATTACGAGATGCCGGGCCGGAAAATGAACCCCTATCGCGGCTGGGAAATATACGAGCCGGGTATTTACGACATTCTCACTAATTTACGCGTTAATTACGGTAACCCGCGCTGCTTTATTTCAGAGAACGGCATGGGCGTCGAAAACGAGCAGCGTTTTATTGAGCATGGAAAAATAAATGATCAATACCGGATTGAGTTTGTTTCCGGCCACCTGAAGTGGTTGCATAAGGGTATTCAGGAGGGCTGTCACTGCCTCGGTTACCACATGTGGACGTTTATTGATAATTGGTCATGGTGTAACGGCTATAAAAACCGCTACGGTTTTGTACAGCTCGATTTAGCCACCCAGACGCGGACCATAAAACGCAGCGGAGAGTGGTTTGCCGCTACCGCCGCCAATAACGGATTTAACGAGGAGCAATAA
- a CDS encoding PTS sugar transporter subunit IIC, producing MSSLYQSMVAVIEQSITPLAGRLGQQKYVIAIRDGFTAALPFMIIGSFMLVFIFPPFSADTTNSFARGWLDFSQTYREQLMLPFNLSMGVMTFFISVGIGASLGRQFNLDPVMSGLLAFMAFLLVAAPYADGKISTQYLSGQGIFTALITAIYSTRVYAWLKQNNITIRLPKEVPTGVARSFEILIPVVVIIGTLHPLNLFIEAQTGMILPQAIMHLLEPLVSASDSLPAILLSVLLCQIFWFAGIHGSLIVTGIMNPFWMANLSANQAALAAGTVLPHIYLQGFWDHYLLIGGVGSTLPLAFLLLRSRATHLRTIGKMGIVPSFFNINEPILFGAPIIMNPMLFIPFVFVPMINACLAYAATKLGWLAQVVSLTPWTTPAPIGASWAANWALSPVIMCGICMVLSALMYLPFLRAYERSLMKTEEQKAQDVTPLAGTVRQ from the coding sequence ATGAGTTCGTTATATCAATCCATGGTTGCCGTTATCGAGCAGTCCATCACGCCGCTGGCGGGACGTCTGGGGCAACAGAAGTATGTCATCGCCATCCGCGATGGCTTTACCGCCGCGCTGCCGTTTATGATCATCGGCTCCTTCATGCTGGTGTTTATCTTCCCGCCCTTCTCCGCCGACACCACCAACAGCTTCGCGCGCGGCTGGCTCGACTTCTCCCAGACCTATCGCGAACAGCTGATGTTGCCCTTTAACCTGAGCATGGGCGTCATGACCTTTTTTATCTCGGTCGGGATCGGTGCCAGCCTTGGTCGGCAGTTTAATCTCGATCCGGTGATGTCCGGGCTGCTGGCGTTTATGGCCTTCCTGCTGGTGGCTGCACCCTATGCCGACGGCAAAATCTCCACCCAGTACCTGTCTGGTCAGGGGATCTTTACCGCGCTGATCACCGCGATCTACTCCACCCGCGTCTATGCGTGGCTGAAGCAGAACAACATCACTATCCGCCTGCCGAAAGAGGTCCCCACCGGCGTGGCGCGCTCGTTTGAGATCCTGATCCCGGTGGTGGTGATTATCGGCACGCTGCACCCGCTGAACCTGTTCATCGAGGCGCAAACCGGCATGATCCTGCCCCAGGCGATCATGCACCTGCTGGAGCCACTGGTTTCGGCGTCGGATTCGCTGCCTGCCATCCTGCTCTCTGTGCTGCTGTGCCAGATCTTCTGGTTTGCCGGTATCCACGGGTCGCTGATCGTTACCGGCATTATGAACCCATTCTGGATGGCGAACCTTTCCGCTAACCAGGCCGCGCTGGCAGCGGGCACGGTGCTGCCCCACATCTATCTGCAAGGCTTCTGGGATCACTACCTGCTGATTGGCGGCGTTGGCTCTACCCTGCCGCTGGCCTTCCTGCTGCTGCGTAGCCGTGCTACCCATCTGCGCACCATCGGCAAAATGGGCATCGTCCCGAGCTTCTTTAATATCAACGAGCCGATTCTGTTTGGCGCGCCGATCATCATGAACCCGATGCTGTTTATCCCCTTCGTCTTCGTGCCGATGATTAACGCCTGCCTCGCCTATGCCGCAACGAAACTGGGCTGGCTGGCACAGGTGGTCTCGCTGACGCCGTGGACAACGCCTGCCCCTATCGGCGCATCCTGGGCCGCTAACTGGGCGCTGAGCCCGGTCATCATGTGCGGGATCTGCATGGTGCTGTCCGCTCTGATGTACCTGCCATTCCTGCGGGCCTATGAGCGTTCGCTGATGAAAACCGAAGAGCAGAAAGCGCAGGACGTGACGCCGCTGGCCGGCACCGTACGTCAGTAA
- a CDS encoding PTS sugar transporter subunit IIB, producing MNKIMLCCSAGMSTSLLVRKMVEAADERGLPVEIDAYGVAEFDTQFPRYQVVLLGPQVKYMLNSLSEKAAAHGIPVQPINPMDYGMQRGDKVLDFALSLIEAAH from the coding sequence ATGAACAAAATCATGCTGTGCTGCTCTGCAGGGATGTCTACGAGTCTGCTGGTCAGGAAAATGGTCGAAGCGGCAGATGAGAGAGGTTTACCGGTTGAGATCGATGCGTACGGCGTAGCGGAGTTTGATACGCAGTTTCCACGCTACCAGGTGGTGCTGCTGGGACCGCAGGTAAAATACATGCTTAACTCGCTGTCAGAAAAGGCTGCCGCCCACGGCATTCCCGTTCAGCCCATTAATCCAATGGACTACGGTATGCAGCGCGGCGATAAGGTGCTGGACTTTGCTCTGTCGCTCATCGAAGCGGCACACTAA
- a CDS encoding LacI family DNA-binding transcriptional regulator, translated as MSTINDVSRLAGVSKATVSRVLSGSRGVKEASRQAVLKAVEELNYRPNVIAQSLLSQTTGCIGVICAQDNINQTTGYLYALEKHLSQHQKHLLLRFANSRSEVISALDELTCGLCDDVLIIGARFPLNNLGYDDVILVDCAEADMPNSIQFDHAFAAETACNYLISQGRRQIALIHPDVSGSAERVLLGYKHALENNFLPFNRNLVFMDSTSASVALQVLLNNATTLNFNALLVADEQEAQRVITQLQAFNKSVPGDIMVFSLAGSVHLPGIPTIPAIEYSMDAMAARIVSWLSEKTQNVLGACVLRGDLIIPDMRQR; from the coding sequence ATGTCTACAATCAACGATGTATCACGTCTGGCGGGAGTATCTAAAGCAACCGTCTCACGGGTGTTGAGTGGGTCACGCGGCGTCAAAGAGGCCAGCCGGCAGGCGGTATTAAAAGCCGTCGAAGAGCTAAACTACCGGCCCAACGTCATTGCTCAGTCTCTGCTCAGTCAGACCACCGGCTGCATTGGCGTCATCTGCGCCCAGGATAATATCAACCAGACCACTGGCTACCTCTACGCGCTGGAGAAGCACCTCAGCCAGCATCAGAAGCACCTGCTTTTGCGCTTTGCCAACAGCCGGTCAGAGGTGATTAGCGCTCTCGACGAGTTGACCTGCGGTCTCTGCGATGATGTCCTGATTATCGGCGCGCGTTTTCCGCTGAATAACCTTGGCTATGATGATGTGATTCTGGTGGACTGCGCGGAAGCCGATATGCCGAACAGTATTCAGTTCGATCACGCTTTCGCGGCGGAAACGGCCTGCAACTATTTGATTAGTCAGGGTCGCCGCCAGATAGCGCTTATCCACCCGGACGTGAGCGGCTCCGCTGAGCGGGTGCTGCTGGGCTACAAGCACGCCCTGGAAAACAACTTCCTGCCCTTTAACCGTAACCTGGTGTTTATGGATTCTACCTCGGCCTCGGTTGCGCTCCAGGTGCTGCTTAACAACGCCACCACGCTGAACTTTAATGCCCTGCTGGTCGCCGATGAGCAGGAGGCGCAGCGGGTGATTACCCAGCTGCAGGCGTTTAATAAATCGGTACCGGGTGACATCATGGTCTTTAGCCTTGCTGGCTCCGTGCACCTGCCGGGGATCCCAACCATCCCGGCTATCGAATACTCAATGGACGCGATGGCGGCCCGCATCGTCAGCTGGCTGAGCGAAAAAACCCAGAACGTGCTGGGCGCATGCGTACTGCGCGGGGATCTCATTATTCCGGATATGCGCCAGCGCTAA
- a CDS encoding LysR family transcriptional regulator, protein MIRLEDVTLFVRAAALGSFSNAAREADLLPGQVSAAVHRLERDLDKRLFARSTRSLRLTAEGETYLPFAQELLAVMQAGEESLHSGNDELQGELKVAMPSDIGRNVLLPPITRFCDQHPKITLRLSLSDQVSDVFRDPIDVAIRYGVLDNSSYVALPLAENNRRVLAASPAYLEKYGRPASLDEVTQHHCLLFTMNSHVYDKWSFPENGARRQLTVKSRLLCDDADVARRWAVEGMGIVYKSWIDISADVQAGRLEILLPEHPGEAAPLNLICPHRKQFSPAIRQLHSTLREHLTAIADQLPC, encoded by the coding sequence ATGATTCGCCTTGAAGATGTGACGCTGTTTGTGCGCGCGGCGGCGCTGGGAAGTTTCTCCAACGCCGCACGGGAGGCCGATCTGCTCCCGGGTCAGGTAAGCGCTGCCGTTCACCGCCTGGAGCGCGATCTCGATAAGCGCCTCTTCGCCCGCTCTACCCGCAGCCTGCGGCTAACGGCAGAGGGGGAGACGTATCTGCCGTTCGCCCAGGAGCTGTTGGCCGTGATGCAGGCCGGTGAGGAGAGTCTGCACAGCGGTAATGACGAGCTACAGGGCGAGCTGAAGGTAGCGATGCCGTCGGATATCGGGCGCAACGTCCTGCTGCCGCCGATCACCCGCTTCTGCGACCAGCACCCGAAAATCACGCTGCGGCTCTCTCTCTCCGATCAGGTCAGCGATGTCTTTCGCGATCCGATAGACGTTGCCATTCGCTACGGCGTGCTGGATAACAGCAGCTACGTGGCGCTGCCGCTCGCAGAGAACAACCGTCGCGTGCTGGCCGCTTCCCCGGCCTACCTTGAAAAATACGGTCGGCCCGCCAGCCTTGACGAGGTGACGCAGCACCACTGCCTGCTATTTACCATGAACAGCCACGTCTACGACAAGTGGAGCTTCCCTGAGAACGGCGCCCGCCGCCAGCTAACGGTCAAAAGCCGCCTGCTCTGTGACGACGCCGACGTAGCACGACGCTGGGCCGTAGAGGGTATGGGCATTGTCTATAAATCGTGGATAGACATCAGCGCCGACGTGCAGGCCGGACGGCTGGAGATATTGCTTCCTGAGCATCCAGGGGAGGCCGCGCCACTAAATCTCATCTGCCCGCACCGCAAACAGTTCTCTCCGGCTATTCGGCAGCTACACAGCACGCTGCGAGAGCATTTAACGGCGATCGCCGACCAACTGCCCTGTTGA
- a CDS encoding cytochrome d ubiquinol oxidase subunit II, which yields MLEVILSMPPLTLLSAIALAFGVLVYVVLDGTDLGVGLLAPFQPPQARQQMNISLLPVWDGNETWLVLTAGAMLALFPVAFSILYSALYLPVYIMLLALIVRGMAIEFRHQHPALFDALFIGGSWMVSLSQGATMGAWIEGVAHNGEQFTGGPLAWLSPFSLYCAVSLTVGYALLGACWLVWRCEGELAAWSRRQAIRLALFTTALLAGLVIWTTQLHENYRLHLLAWRYSGPLALIALLALAGFILALRHKREFLPLAMALTLFCAAFGAMLLAVFPFILPPGLLLTQAAAPPATQKLMLIAFGTFVPITLLYNSWGFWIFRGKIHAARDADRP from the coding sequence ATGCTTGAGGTCATCCTTTCTATGCCACCGTTAACGCTGCTTAGCGCCATCGCTCTGGCCTTCGGTGTGCTGGTCTACGTGGTGCTGGACGGCACCGATCTCGGCGTCGGCCTCCTCGCGCCGTTTCAGCCGCCGCAGGCGCGCCAGCAGATGAACATCTCTCTTCTGCCGGTATGGGACGGGAACGAAACCTGGCTGGTGCTGACCGCAGGCGCGATGCTGGCGCTTTTCCCGGTCGCCTTCAGCATCCTTTACAGCGCCCTCTATCTACCGGTCTATATCATGCTGCTGGCGCTGATCGTGCGCGGCATGGCGATAGAGTTCCGTCATCAGCACCCGGCGCTGTTCGACGCGCTGTTTATCGGCGGCTCCTGGATGGTATCGCTGAGCCAGGGCGCGACGATGGGGGCATGGATTGAGGGAGTAGCGCATAACGGCGAACAGTTCACCGGTGGCCCTCTGGCGTGGCTTTCACCATTTTCGCTCTACTGCGCGGTTTCACTCACCGTGGGGTATGCGCTGCTCGGTGCCTGCTGGCTGGTGTGGCGCTGCGAAGGCGAGCTGGCCGCATGGAGCCGACGCCAGGCGATACGGCTGGCGCTGTTTACCACCGCGCTGCTGGCCGGGCTGGTTATCTGGACAACGCAGCTTCATGAGAATTATCGGCTACATTTGCTGGCATGGCGCTACAGCGGGCCGCTGGCGCTTATCGCCCTGCTGGCGCTGGCGGGATTTATCCTCGCGCTACGCCACAAACGTGAATTCTTGCCGCTGGCCATGGCGCTCACGCTCTTTTGCGCCGCGTTTGGGGCCATGCTGCTGGCGGTGTTTCCGTTCATTCTGCCGCCCGGCCTGCTGCTGACCCAGGCCGCCGCCCCGCCCGCCACGCAAAAGCTGATGCTTATCGCCTTCGGCACATTTGTACCGATTACGCTTCTCTACAACAGCTGGGGCTTCTGGATCTTCCGCGGCAAAATTCACGCCGCCCGTGATGCGGATCGCCCCTGA
- a CDS encoding cytochrome ubiquinol oxidase subunit I, protein MLSQETALWLARSQFAFTIGFHIVLAAFTIGLAQWLMLLEGLWLWRKQRVYRDLYKYWSKVFALNVAVGVVTGVLMEFQFGTNWGALANRAGAVMGPMMYMEVLVAFFLEAGFMGVVLFGMGKVRPWVHFFATCMVAVGSIFSAFWILSANSWMQTPAGFITGPDGRFQPVDWWAVIFNPSFPWRFIHMTLAAMLATACLVAAAGAWHLLRRPDNRGARLMFSWGLWLLLAITPIQVVVGDLHGENTRDHQPVKLAAMEGSWNPPPPGEGEPLRLFAIPDMQAQRNHFELAIPNIGSLYLRHNLTGTIHSLNQYPRDERPWVPGVFFAFRAMVGLGLLMLFFGAAGLIARLRGKLWTSQKLQRGMVWMAPAGFFAMLAGWFVTETGRQPWTVYGVLRTAHSVSPVAPSLVLTSFFAILIVYLLIFAIGLWFLLRLLGRPPSHDEREPNAEVAEQTGRGITPQSIRGRYDA, encoded by the coding sequence ATGTTAAGCCAGGAGACGGCTTTGTGGCTGGCACGCAGTCAGTTCGCTTTTACCATCGGCTTTCACATTGTGCTGGCGGCCTTCACCATCGGCCTCGCCCAGTGGCTGATGCTGCTGGAGGGGCTGTGGCTGTGGCGTAAACAGCGCGTTTATCGCGATCTCTACAAATACTGGAGCAAGGTATTCGCGCTGAACGTCGCGGTGGGCGTGGTAACCGGCGTGCTGATGGAGTTTCAGTTCGGCACCAACTGGGGCGCGCTGGCAAACCGTGCCGGTGCAGTCATGGGGCCGATGATGTACATGGAGGTGCTGGTCGCCTTTTTCCTTGAAGCTGGCTTTATGGGGGTGGTGCTCTTCGGTATGGGCAAGGTGCGCCCCTGGGTGCACTTTTTCGCCACCTGCATGGTGGCCGTCGGGTCGATCTTCAGCGCCTTCTGGATCCTCTCCGCTAACTCCTGGATGCAGACGCCTGCGGGTTTTATCACCGGGCCGGATGGCCGTTTTCAGCCCGTCGACTGGTGGGCGGTGATCTTTAACCCCTCTTTCCCCTGGCGTTTTATCCACATGACGCTGGCGGCGATGCTTGCCACCGCCTGCCTTGTCGCCGCCGCAGGAGCCTGGCACCTGCTAAGACGTCCGGATAACCGTGGCGCGCGCCTCATGTTCTCCTGGGGCCTGTGGCTGCTGCTGGCCATCACCCCGATTCAGGTGGTGGTAGGCGATCTGCATGGTGAAAACACGCGCGACCATCAGCCGGTGAAGCTGGCGGCAATGGAAGGTAGCTGGAACCCACCGCCGCCCGGCGAAGGCGAGCCGCTGCGGCTTTTCGCCATTCCGGATATGCAGGCGCAGCGCAACCACTTTGAACTGGCTATTCCAAATATCGGCTCGCTCTACCTGCGCCACAACCTCACCGGCACCATTCACAGCCTGAACCAGTATCCGCGCGATGAACGTCCCTGGGTGCCCGGCGTGTTCTTTGCGTTTCGCGCGATGGTGGGGCTTGGGCTGCTAATGCTCTTTTTCGGCGCGGCCGGGCTGATCGCGCGCCTGCGCGGCAAGCTATGGACTTCTCAAAAACTACAACGCGGCATGGTATGGATGGCGCCAGCGGGCTTTTTCGCCATGCTCGCCGGGTGGTTTGTGACCGAGACCGGACGCCAGCCCTGGACGGTTTACGGCGTGCTGCGCACCGCACACAGCGTTTCCCCTGTTGCTCCCTCGCTGGTGCTGACCTCGTTTTTTGCCATTCTGATCGTGTATCTGCTTATCTTTGCCATCGGGCTGTGGTTTTTGCTGCGTCTGCTTGGCAGGCCGCCGTCGCACGATGAAAGAGAGCCAAATGCGGAAGTGGCGGAGCAGACCGGACGCGGTATCACGCCGCAGAGCATAAGGGGGCGTTACGATGCTTGA
- a CDS encoding DUF1641 domain-containing protein, which produces MAKAIDYQVEPPVIGPTAEEELQRLLQTLHEHGVLRLANDMVASNNDWLKVIVDGLSRKGSLNVIQNISVLLMALSTIPPERMYKLAFGLRDFMAELSREGHEEEQSQSANRSAPGARGAWKMLHDDELWHSLMPLLNGMKAFSRRMEEEVDKPISSFSGKPSDA; this is translated from the coding sequence ATGGCTAAAGCGATTGATTATCAGGTGGAGCCGCCAGTCATCGGCCCCACCGCCGAGGAAGAACTACAGCGTCTGCTGCAGACGCTGCATGAGCATGGCGTGCTACGCCTGGCCAACGACATGGTGGCCAGCAACAACGACTGGCTCAAGGTGATTGTCGACGGCCTGAGCCGCAAAGGCTCGCTGAACGTTATTCAGAATATCTCCGTGCTGCTGATGGCGCTCTCTACCATCCCGCCGGAGCGCATGTACAAGCTCGCCTTCGGCCTGCGGGATTTTATGGCCGAACTGAGCCGCGAAGGCCATGAGGAAGAGCAGTCGCAAAGCGCGAACCGCAGTGCACCGGGGGCGCGCGGTGCCTGGAAAATGCTGCATGACGACGAGCTCTGGCACTCTCTCATGCCGCTGCTTAACGGCATGAAGGCCTTTTCGCGCCGGATGGAGGAGGAGGTGGACAAGCCCATCTCCTCGTTTAGCGGCAAACCCAGCGACGCTTAA
- the fdhF gene encoding formate dehydrogenase subunit alpha, with the protein MSEPLCTLFYDGRPVTGPSNVPLIDFLTAGGLKMPHVCYHPSLEPMQTCDVCWVEYNGELVRGCTLKSAEGMEIASRTPLAEAAQHEGMDRLLAKHELYCTVCEHNTGDCTLHNTMADMHIPIQRYEYQRKPYVKDHSNPFYTYDPDQCILCGRCVEACQNVEVNETLSIDYTMEHPRVLWDGGETIAGSSCVSCGHCVTVCPCNALLEKTMQPDAGPFTSMKQSLKRPMIDLVKAVENTTGAEIVTGISVMDMHWRQPEIKRTKTVCTYCGVGCSFEIWTRDRHVLKVQPMAEAPANGISTCVKGKFAWDFINDKERLTTPLIRENDRFREASWDEALDLVARRLLHIRDQHGPQSIGFIGSSKGSNEEAYLTQKIARLIIGTNSVDNSSRYCQNPATQGLFRTVGYGGDAGTIEDLQKADLVIIVGSNTAENHPVIAAKLKAAKKHHGQKLLVVDPRRHEMAERADLHLRARSGTDMVWASAMARYMFDNGYADEAFLAERVNQVEEYRQSLAPFTLEFAAEITGLAVEELTAAAELIGHASAVCIVWAMGITQHSHGADASTALSNLLLVTGNYGRPGTGGYPMRGHNNVQGASDFGCLKDYYPGYESVTDESVREKWARAWGVEPERLSLEAGSDNFEMVQHARTKQIRAMYVIGEETSFADADTTSVHEGFTNLDFLVVQDLFFSRTAQFADVVLPACPSVEKEGTYVNTERRIQRFYEALKPLGDSRPDWRILTELAARMGHDWGYTHPSQIMAEAARIATLFAGVSYERLEGWSSQLWPVKPDGESTPLLYTDGFKFPDKRAVLYPLEWQPPQEVPDEQYDLTLNNGRMLEHFQATNQSGRGGRTTSLSPNWFVEISPELAAERGLAEGDWVQLTSRRGSLEVPVVVTDRVAGGTLFISIHQGKPGINLLTGEHHDPDVNTPAYKEIAIRLEKLSREPHPSPLPRHNFRYGNRTPIPHVQVEEKWQRDDYRLPPEQAPHPEKF; encoded by the coding sequence ATGAGCGAACCCCTGTGTACCCTGTTTTACGACGGGAGGCCGGTTACTGGCCCGTCGAACGTCCCGCTAATCGATTTTCTGACCGCGGGCGGCCTGAAAATGCCCCATGTCTGCTATCACCCCTCTCTAGAACCCATGCAAACCTGCGACGTCTGCTGGGTGGAATACAATGGCGAACTGGTGCGCGGCTGCACGCTTAAAAGCGCCGAAGGCATGGAGATAGCCAGCCGGACGCCGCTTGCCGAGGCGGCACAGCACGAAGGGATGGACCGCCTGCTGGCGAAGCATGAGCTCTACTGCACCGTCTGCGAACACAATACTGGCGACTGCACGTTGCACAACACCATGGCGGATATGCATATCCCCATTCAGCGCTATGAATACCAGCGCAAGCCCTACGTGAAAGATCACTCCAACCCGTTCTACACCTACGATCCCGACCAGTGCATTCTCTGCGGCCGCTGCGTAGAGGCGTGCCAGAACGTGGAAGTGAACGAAACGCTAAGCATCGACTACACCATGGAACACCCGCGCGTGCTGTGGGATGGAGGCGAAACCATCGCCGGATCGAGCTGCGTCAGCTGCGGCCACTGCGTCACCGTCTGCCCCTGCAATGCGCTGCTTGAGAAAACCATGCAGCCGGACGCCGGGCCGTTTACCAGCATGAAACAGTCGCTTAAGCGGCCCATGATCGATCTGGTGAAGGCGGTAGAAAACACCACCGGCGCGGAAATCGTCACCGGTATTTCGGTGATGGACATGCACTGGCGTCAGCCGGAGATCAAGCGCACCAAAACCGTCTGCACCTATTGCGGCGTAGGCTGTAGCTTTGAGATCTGGACCCGCGACCGTCACGTGCTAAAAGTGCAGCCGATGGCCGAGGCCCCCGCCAACGGCATCTCTACCTGCGTGAAGGGCAAGTTTGCCTGGGATTTTATTAACGATAAAGAGCGTCTCACCACGCCGCTGATTCGTGAAAACGACCGCTTTCGCGAAGCGAGCTGGGACGAAGCGCTGGATCTGGTGGCGCGCCGCCTGCTGCATATTCGCGACCAGCACGGCCCGCAGAGCATCGGCTTTATCGGCTCCAGCAAAGGCAGCAACGAAGAGGCCTACCTGACGCAGAAGATCGCTCGCCTGATTATCGGCACCAACAGCGTGGATAACTCCTCCCGCTACTGTCAGAACCCTGCTACCCAAGGGTTATTCCGCACCGTAGGCTACGGCGGCGACGCGGGCACGATAGAGGATCTGCAGAAGGCGGACCTGGTGATCATCGTCGGCAGCAATACAGCTGAAAACCACCCGGTAATCGCCGCAAAGCTGAAAGCAGCGAAAAAGCATCATGGTCAGAAGCTGCTGGTCGTCGACCCGCGCCGTCATGAGATGGCCGAGCGCGCCGACCTGCACCTGCGCGCCCGTTCCGGCACTGACATGGTATGGGCCTCGGCGATGGCCCGCTATATGTTTGATAACGGCTATGCCGACGAGGCGTTTCTGGCTGAGCGGGTCAACCAGGTGGAGGAGTATCGCCAGTCGCTGGCGCCCTTCACGCTGGAATTCGCAGCGGAGATCACGGGGCTTGCCGTTGAAGAACTCACTGCCGCCGCCGAGCTGATCGGCCATGCAAGCGCCGTCTGCATCGTCTGGGCGATGGGTATTACCCAGCACAGCCACGGTGCCGATGCCAGTACCGCGCTCTCTAACCTGCTGCTGGTGACTGGCAACTATGGCCGGCCCGGCACGGGCGGCTACCCGATGCGCGGCCATAACAACGTGCAGGGGGCAAGCGACTTCGGCTGCCTGAAAGATTACTACCCTGGCTACGAGTCGGTAACCGATGAGAGCGTGCGCGAGAAGTGGGCGCGCGCCTGGGGCGTCGAGCCGGAGCGGCTGTCGCTGGAGGCGGGCTCGGATAACTTCGAGATGGTTCAACACGCGCGCACGAAACAAATTCGCGCCATGTATGTGATTGGCGAAGAGACCTCCTTTGCCGACGCCGACACTACCAGCGTTCACGAGGGTTTTACCAACCTCGATTTTCTGGTGGTGCAGGATCTCTTCTTCAGCCGCACGGCGCAGTTCGCCGACGTGGTGCTGCCAGCCTGCCCAAGCGTGGAAAAAGAGGGCACCTACGTCAACACCGAGCGGCGCATTCAGCGCTTTTACGAGGCGCTGAAGCCTCTTGGTGATAGCCGACCGGACTGGCGCATTCTCACCGAACTTGCCGCCCGCATGGGACACGACTGGGGCTATACGCACCCGTCGCAGATTATGGCCGAAGCGGCGCGCATCGCCACCCTTTTCGCTGGCGTGAGCTATGAGCGGCTGGAGGGGTGGAGTTCGCAGCTCTGGCCGGTGAAGCCCGATGGCGAGAGCACGCCACTGCTGTATACCGACGGTTTTAAATTCCCCGACAAGCGCGCTGTGCTTTACCCGCTTGAGTGGCAGCCGCCGCAGGAAGTGCCCGATGAGCAGTACGACCTGACGCTCAACAACGGCCGCATGCTGGAGCATTTCCAGGCAACTAACCAGAGCGGGCGCGGTGGGCGCACAACCTCGCTGTCACCGAACTGGTTTGTGGAAATTAGCCCTGAGCTTGCCGCCGAGCGTGGCCTTGCAGAGGGCGACTGGGTGCAACTCACCTCGCGGCGCGGCTCGCTCGAAGTGCCCGTGGTCGTCACCGATCGCGTGGCGGGCGGCACGCTGTTTATCTCTATTCACCAGGGCAAGCCGGGCATTAACCTGTTGACGGGCGAACATCACGACCCGGACGTCAACACCCCAGCCTATAAAGAGATCGCTATCCGGCTGGAGAAGCTTTCACGCGAGCCGCACCCTTCCCCGCTGCCACGGCACAACTTCCGCTACGGCAATCGCACGCCGATACCGCACGTGCAGGTTGAGGAGAAGTGGCAGCGCGACGACTATCGCCTACCGCCTGAACAGGCCCCGCATCCGGAGAAATTTTAA